CAAGCAATCCTGTGTGACTTCCAGATCCAGACTGACAAGATGGCGATGGCTAATCAAGCTGAAATAATGCTGGTTGATAAACATCAGAAGACAGTGGTCGTGATAGATGTAGCAATACTGAGAGTTGGCAACATCAGGGAGAAGGAACACAAGGAGCTGGAGAAATACCAAGGGCTGAAGGAAGAGCTAGAGAAGATGTGGGGTGTGAAGGCAACAGTGGTACCAAGCTGGATGGATGGCTCCAGCAGATACTGGGAACAGCATCTGAGATCTCCATCCAGAAGTGTGCAGTCCTAGAAACAGCTAAGATCCTGCACAGAACCCTCAGGCTCCCAGGTAGAGGACCTGAGCTTGAAGGAGACACATTATTGCCCAGGTGGGCGGGGGaggaagtttttttctttttttcacacagATGTTCAAACTTACAGGTTGCTCCACTCAGTGACAGTAGAGATGACCATAGGGGCAGAGTTTCTACCACCAAATGTAGGACTGGGATTAAAGTACGGGTAGAGGTCCTCGGTGAATGAGCAGACTGTAAAGGAGTAGATCAGAGCTGGATCATCAACATTGTAAAACGAGACCAGACCCTCCTCATAATCCACAAACACCCCCACCTTCTCAGGACGAGACTTCAGAGAGAGACTGACCGATGGGCCAGCACAAGCTTTGTACTCATTTTCATTCCTCAAACATATCGTCCAGAATCCGTTCTGAGGATTCATTATGATCCCCCCCTTTCTGTTAATCGACGCCCTGGCCACTCCCAAATCCCAGTCAGTCTTTCCTTTAACCTGAACCTCGTAGTAAAATCTGCCTGCAGAGAAACCCTGCTTTGCTAGGACACAGGGACAATGATCAAATCTCTGTGGAGTTTGTGGGAGATTCTTCTTTACATCACCGTATTTGACTCGTTTTCCATCATCAGACAGCATGAGTTTTGGACACGCTGTATCAGGATCGAGTGTCACATCCACCCCGTACTGCTGGACCCTCTTCAGCTCCAACTTACAGACCAGTTTCTTCATCTGCACACTGAACGTTTCCTCCAGCTGGTTCAGAGCTCTCTCCATAGCCCCCTCATATGAAGGTGGGTGTACTTGAACTGAAGCCCAGTCTTTGGTGCGTGGAGCAGCGTTCAGCGACGTGAAGTTCTGGAGGAGGTGGTCTTCAGAGAGCTGCTCCACCTCAGTGCTCCTCTTCTCCAGCTCAGAGATTTCCTGTTCCAGCTCTCTGATGAAGACTTCAGCCTGGTTCTTTGTcttttcctgcttctctttGACCAAATCGATGAGTCTGTTGAGGTTTCTCTGCACAGTCTCTATCAGAGCGCTGAAGACCTGAAcaccttcttctctctctctgtctgcgtTCTGATCACTGAGCTCCACTGAACGTTTGAGCTCTTCAATCCTCAGTCGTCTCTTCTGGATCATCCGCTGAATTTCAGCCACtatttccttctttcctttcctcAGTTCTGAGCCTCCTGGTTTGGAAACTTGTCTCTCTGAGCTGCTGGATTCCTGCTGAGCTGACTGTCTGAACTGAGCAGCCATCTCCTTGATGAAAATATTCACCTTCAGCTGTGGTCTGGTGGAGAAAACCTCTTTACAGTTGGGACACTGATACAGGGCTTTAGTTTTCCAGTGTCTGGTGATGCAGTTCTTACAGAAGTTGTGTCCACATGGTATGGTGACTGGATCAGTGAAGACATCCAGACAGATGGAGCACAGGAACTGATCTTCAGTCAGTACAAAGCTGGCAGCAGACATGTCTACAACCTGAAgacaaaaaagtggaagaaacatcattgaaaaaatctttttaaaatatttttggggGGCTTTACCAGTCTTTACTtgagagataggacagtggctagagtcagaaacagggatgagagaatggGGGATGACACGcagtaaaagagccacaggctgggcTTGAACCTGGGCatcctgcgtacatggggcacaacctaaccactaAGCCATCTGCATCCTATTGAACTCATTTCAGTCGGTTTCATAGAAGTTACAAAGTTCAACTCTGAATGGTTCTGTCATAGAGCTTCAGGAACAGACTAGTCCAACAAAGACTATTCTGCAAGCACCCAGTCTCTGATCCATTTAGGGCCTATCCACAGCTGTCCAGGTTGTTTTGTACCATGCTCAAGCATGGTTGGTTAACTCCCTAAGCATTATCATTGGCAAAGGAAGTGGATTTTGGCATAGTACAGTTCCTAATGCATGAGAATAAGACCAGGTATGCAGGCCTGCTGACAGAATAGGCTCCGCCCCTAAAAAACCCAGCGAGCAGCCCcgcagttgtgatttattaatagTGTCAATGCATATGTGTTGGATCGATATCATTGGTGATAGAATttgtcctggctaacagtttctgAAATGTGCTTCAAGCTAttgttgggttctgatgttgaaatcatttatttgtgccacttttaaacccctttgaccactttttccacccagttatgaaa
The sequence above is a segment of the Cheilinus undulatus linkage group 9, ASM1832078v1, whole genome shotgun sequence genome. Coding sequences within it:
- the LOC121515553 gene encoding E3 ubiquitin-protein ligase TRIM39-like; the protein is MSAASFVLTEDQFLCSICLDVFTDPVTIPCGHNFCKNCITRHWKTKALYQCPNCKEVFSTRPQLKVNIFIKEMAAQFRQSAQQESSSSERQVSKPGGSELRKGKKEIVAEIQRMIQKRRLRIEELKRSVELSDQNADREREEGVQVFSALIETVQRNLNRLIDLVKEKQEKTKNQAEVFIRELEQEISELEKRSTEVEQLSEDHLLQNFTSLNAAPRTKDWASVQVHPPSYEGAMERALNQLEETFSVQMKKLVCKLELKRVQQYGVDVTLDPDTACPKLMLSDDGKRVKYGDVKKNLPQTPQRFDHCPCVLAKQGFSAGRFYYEVQVKGKTDWDLGVARASINRKGGIIMNPQNGFWTICLRNENEYKACAGPSVSLSLKSRPEKVGVFVDYEEGLVSFYNVDDPALIYSFTVCSFTEDLYPYFNPSPTFGGRNSAPMVISTVTEWSNL